ACCTCCGGCGCGGTCACCGGTCTGACGGCCGATGTGACCTCGGCGGACGCCTGCCGGGAGGCCGTGGCCGGGGCCGCCGAACGGCTCGGCGGGATCGACGTGTTCGTGCACGCCGTCGGCACCAACGACCGCAGGCCCGTACTGGAGACACCCGACGAGGTGTGGGAGCGGATCGTCGCGCTCAACCTGAGCAGCGGCTTCTGGCTGGGCCGGGCGGTGGGCGCCCTGATGGTGCCCGCCGGGCACGGCCGGATCGTCTACCTCTCCTCTGTGTCGGGCCTGCTCGCCCACCGCCACCACGCGCCGTACGCCGCCACCAAGGGTGGCATCAACCAGCTTCTGCGGGTGATGGCCCGCGAGTGGGCGCCGCACGGCGTCACCGTCAACGCCATCGCCCCCGGCTACACCGAGACCGACCTCACCCGCGGCTACCTGGCCCGCCCCGGGATGCGCGCCTCCCTGGAGGAGCTCGTCCCGGCCGGGCGCCTCGGCACCCCCGAGGACCTGGTCGGGCCGGCTCTCTTCCTCGCCTCCGCCGAGTCCGCGTTCGTGACCGGTCAGGTGCTGTACGCGGACGGCGGGCGCACCCTCGTATGACGGGCCGGGCCGTTCGGGCCGTCCCGTTCGGGCCGTCCACACCTTTCAACGCCTTGTCGAAGAACGGAGTTCTCATGACCTTCCACCAGCGATTCGCCGGTAAGACCGTGCTGGTCACCGGTGCCGGTACCGGGTTCGGTGCCGAGATAGCCGTGCGCGCCGCCCAGGAGGGCGCCGACGTCGCCGTCCACTACCGGTCCTCCCGCGCGGGCGCCGACGCCACGGCCGAGCGCGTCACCGCGCTGGGCCGCAAGGCGCTCGTCGTCCAGGCCGACATCGCCGAGCACGCACAGATCACGCGCCTCGCCGACGAGATCTGGGGTCACTTCGGCCGGCTGGACGTCGCGGTCAACAACGTCGGCGACGTGGCCCGCGAGCAGATGTCCTGGCGGGACATCACCGAGGAGTCCATCGACCACGTCCTCGCCGTCGACGTGAAGGGCACGCTGCTGTGCACGCACGAGTTCGGTGCGCGGATGCTGGAGCAGGAGGGCGGCGGGGCGATCGTCAACATCGGGTCGACGGTGGTGGCGCGGGGCAGTGCGCGGGCGCCGCAGTACGCCGCCGCGAAGTACGGGATCATCGGGCTCACCAAGTCCTACGCGCACGCGTTCGCGCCGGCGGTGCGGGTGAATGTGTTCGCGCCGGGGTTCATCGAGACGCCGGCGACGTTGGGGCGGGCGGACTGGAAGGGTGGGCGGGGGGACCGGTTGCGGGAGATGACGCCGATGGGGCGGATTCCTGGGCCGGAGGAGCTGGCGGGGGCGGCGTTGTTCCTCGCGACGGAGGATGCGCAGCACATTACCGGGGGGTTCCTGATCGCGGACGGGGGTTACAACATGATCGGGGCGTAGGGGGGTGGGCGGTGGGGTTTTCGCCCCCGCCGCCCTTACCCTTCCCGTCCTTAAGGGGCTCCGCCCCTTCTACCCCGTGGGGGGTGGAAGGGGCGGAGTTTTCGTGTGCGGGTTGTGTGTGGCTGGTCGCGCAGTTCCCCGCGCCCCTTAGGGGGCGCGGTCCAGCAGTTCTATGAGGTTGCCGTAGGGGTCCTTGACGAAGGCCATCCGAGCGCCTGGGCGGGGAGCGGCAGTGGGGGGCATGCTGATGCCGGCGCCCGCCGCCACCAGGCGGGCGTATTCCTCGTCCACGTTGTCCACGCACAGGCAGATGTGGCCGTAGCCCTGGGTGTTGGCGGCTTCCAGGGCGGTGGCGGGGGTGGGGCCGGGGTGGGAGGTGGGGCGGTGGAGGAGTTCTATGCGGTAGCCGCTCTCGTGCAGGAGCATCACTCCGCGCAGGTTGGTATCGGGGATGCGGAACACCGGGGCGGCGGTCAGACCGAGTGCCGTGCGGTACCAGGCGGTCGCGGCCTCCAGGTCCGGGACCGAGATGCCGACGTGGTCGAAGCGTGTCGTCATCGGGGGGACACCGCCGCGTCCGTCCGCTCGCCGCGGATCAGGGTCAGGACGCGCGTGCGCAGGTCGGTGAAGCGGGGGTCGGCACGGGTGGTGAGCTGGTCGCGGTCGGCGCCCAGGTCGACGGTGAGGTTGTCGACGACGGTGGTGGGCCAGCCGCCGAGGACGACGACGCGGTCGCCGAGGTAGACGGCCTCGTCGATGTCGTGGGTGACGACGATGACGGTGATGCCGAGCTTGGCACGCAGCGACAGCGTGAGGTCCTCCAGGTCGAACCGGGACTGGGCGTCCACGGAGCCGAAGGGTTCGTCCATCAGCAGGACGGGGGCCTCGTAGGCGAGGCCGCGCGCGATGGCGACCCGCTGCTGCATGCCGCCCGAGAGCTGCCAGGGGTACTTGTCGCCGACGCCGGCCAGTCCGACGGCGGCCAGGCACTCCTCCGCGCGGGCGGTGCGGGCGGCGCGCTTGACGCCCATGCCCTCCAGCGGGAAGGCCACGTTGTCCCGTACCCGCATCCACGGCAGCAGGGAGCCGCGGTAGTCCTGGAAGACCACCGCGATGTCGGCGACCGGCTTGCTGACCGGACGGTCGCCGTAGCGGACCGTGCCCGAGGTGGGCCCGGTCAGTCCGGACAGACAGCGCAGCAGGGTGGTCTTGCCCGCGCCGGAGGGGCCGACGACGCAGACGAACTCGCCGGGGTCGACCCGCAGCGACAGCCCCTCGATCACCCGGTGCTCGTCCGCGCCGTGGCCGAACGTCTTGCTGACGTCCTCCACGACCAGGCTGGATCCGCGTGTGTTCACGATGCGACCTCGTTCCGGGACGGCGTGGGCTTGGTCCGCCGGGTGCGGGGCGGACGCTGGTGGTACCAGCCGAGCAGCGCGTACTCGGCCACGAGAAGGAGCACGCTCAGGCCGTAGCCGAGGATGCCGATGAGAACGGTGCCGGCCCAGGTCTCGGGGACCGCGAAGCTGGAGCCGGACTGGAGGATGAAGTTGCCGAGGCCGATGGGCGAGCCGTAGATCTCGCTGACGACCATGAGGACCACCGCGATCGACAGCGCGACGCGGATGCCGGCGAAGATCTGCGGCAGCGCCCCGGGCAGGACGACCTTGGTCAGGCGCAGCCGCAGCGGGATGCGGTAGCTGCGGGCGCTCTCGTGGACGGCCGGGTTGATGCCGTGCACGCCGCTGATGGTGTTGAGCAGGATCGGCCAGACGGAGCCCAGCGCGATCAGGAAGATCTTGGGGCCCGAGCCGATGCCGAGGGTGAGGATGATGACGGGCACGAAGGCCACCGTCGGGGTGGCGCGGGCGAAGTCGAGCAGCGGGGCGGTCGCCTGCCGCAGCAGCTTCGTCTCGCCGATGACGAGTCCGGCGCCGACCCCGACGACGGTGGCGGCGGCGAGGCCGGCCACGATGTTGCGCAGGGAGAACAGCAGGTCGTCCACCAGCCCGTCGTGCGCGAGTTCGCGCCACAGGGTGGCGAGGACGTCGGTCGCCGGCGGGAAGTAGAAGCTGGTGCTGCCCGCGGTGGCGACCAGCAGGACGGCGACGCACAGGACGGGCAGCCAGAGCTGCTTGAGCGCGGACGTCCAGAAGGTGCCCGGGGGTTTCAGGGACATGGTGGCTCTCCCCGCCTCATTCGGTGTGCGTGGGCGGCCGCCAGCGCAGCAGCCGCCGTTCGGCGGTCTGGGACAGCAGGTTGATCGCGTAGCCGATCGCACCCGCGGTGAGGATGTAGGCGTACGCCTGCGCCGACGCCCCACCCTGCTGCGCGCCCACGACCTCGTGGCCGATGCCGGGCAGGGTGGTGAGCACCTCGACGCCGATGGCGACGAGCACGGACGTGGTCGCCGCGAGCCGCAGCCCGGTCATGATCGAGGGGGTGGCACTGGGCAGGATCACCCTGCGGAAGCGCAGCAGCTTCGGGATCCGGTAGCCGTGCACGGTCTCGGCGATCATCGGGGTCACCGACCGGGCGCCGTACTGGGCCTGGAGGAAGACGGGGAAGACGCAGGCGAGGAGGACGACGGTGGTCTTCATCGCCGGTGTCGAGCCCTGCACCAGCAGGAACACCGGCAGCAGCGCGATGACGGGGAACGAGCGCAGCACGTCCACGAGCAGCCGGGAGGACTGTTCGGCGGCGGCGTACGTCCCGGTCACCAGGCCGAGGGGAACCCCGATCACGACGGCCAGGACGCAGCCGGTGACGGCCCCGTTCAGGGTGTCGCCCACCGCCTGCCAGTAGGTGCCGCTGCCGAGCAGTTCGGGGAACGCCCGGGCCACCGCCGCGGGTCCGGGCAGTGCCGTGGAGCTGACGAAGCCGGCCGCCGCGCCGGCCGCCCAGAGGACGAGGACGGCCACGACGGCGGAGAGCTGGAGCAGGAGGAGCCCGCGCCGCCCGGGGCCCCCGGGCCGGGCGCGACGGAGGGGTCGCGCCCGGCCGGGGGCCGGACGCCGGCCCGTTGTGGAGATGGCCATGGTGTTACCTCTGCTGTCGTCAGCCGCCGGTGACGGTCGGGGCCTTGTCCCAGTAGATGGCGTCGTCCTTCGGCGCGCTGCTGAGCAGGCCGTACTCGTGCATCTTGGTGATGACGGTGCGCATGACGGTGGTGTCGATGGTCTCGTCGTAGAGGGAGACCTGCGCGCTGTCGATGTAGTCGTCGGAGAGCTGGGTGTACTTCTTGTCGATCGCCCGGACGGCGTCGGGGTGCTTGTTGGCGTAGGTGATGGCCTTGGCGACGGCACCGGTGAACTTCTCGGCGGTCTCCGTGTTGGCGGAGAGGTACTTCTCGGTGGAGAACAGCACGCCCTGGGTGATACCGGGCAGGTCGTTCATGCCGTTGCCGATGGTCTGGAGTCCGGCCTTGCGGGCGGCGGCGTAGAAGGCGCCGAAGGAGAAGACGGCGTCGGTCTTGCCACTCTTGGCGGCGTCGGTGAGAGAGGTGGTGGGCAGGGCCACGAACTTGATCTTGCTGGGGTCGCCGCCGTCCTTCTCGACGAGGTACTCGACGATGAACTGGCTGGTGCCGCCGAGAGCGGACAGGCCCACGGTCTTGCCCTCCAGGTCGGCGAAGGTCTTGAGGGAACTGCCCTTCTTGACCAGCAGGCCGTCGGTGGGGTCGGTCTTGTCGGTGGAGTTGACCAGTCCGGTGGCGATGCGGATCGGCATGTTCTTCGCGGCGCCCTTGAGGAAGCCGGAGCTGTCGGTCATGGCGAACTGGGCCTCGCCGTTGAGGACGGAGGGCGCGTTCTGCGAGGTGTCCTGGGCGCCGGCCCTGATGGTGACGTCGAGGCCGGCGTCCTTGAAGTAGCCCTGCTGCTGGGCGATGTACAGCGGCTCGAAGAGCGCGCCGTTGGAGCGCAGCACGGTGATCTTCGGGGTGCCGTCGCTGGACGCGCTGGTGGAGGAGGCGCCGGAGCCGCAGGCGGCGACCGGGGCGGCGACGGCGAGCGTCACGAGGACGACCGGGAGGCGGCTCCACGGGCTTCGGCTTCTCGTGCGCTTCGGCAGGAGGGGCATGAGGGTGTGCTCCTTTGCAACACTGGTGCGGCTCTGCGGAGAGGGGTGGCGCGTTGTCGGGTGGGGGGAGCTGCCCGGGGTTCGTTACGGGCGGTGGGAGGTCTCAGGGGCGCCGGGAGACGGCGTAGGCCGTGGTGGACTCGGCCGGGGCCATGTAGGTGCGGAAGAGGCCGTCGGGGTCGTGGACGCCGCGGATCTTCTCCAGGCGTTCGGCGTTCTCGGCGCTGAGGCCGAGGTCGAAGCGGTCGGCGACGTTGTTGTCCGAGAACTGGAGTCCCTTGGACAAGTGCTGCACGGCGGCCAGGGAGCCGTGCACCCAGTTCTCGTGCGCGAGGTCGGCCTCCGGGTCGTGCCAGCCGGCGTTGGGCGAGAGGTAGGCCCTGGCCTGGGCGGACCAGCAGGCGTTCGGGCGAGGCGGGTAGTGGCCCCACAGCATCCACAGCACGAAGCTGGTGCCGTCGGGGATGGTGTCCAGGACGGGGGCGGCGGCGGTGAGGAGTTCCTCGGCGGGCCCCTCGGCCCAGATGCCGTCCACGGCCCAGCGCAGGCCCTCGGGGTTGAGGCGGTCCGCGATGTCGTACAGCTCCTCGATGGTGGTCTCCTGGCCGACGACCGCGCGCAGCGCCCGGTCGCGGAAGGGTGCCTGTTCCAGGGGTGCGAGCGCCTCGGGTCCGTGTTCGGGGGTGCAGAAGGCGGTGGCGGTCAGGGAGACGGTGCGGGTGTCCAGGCCGGGGGTGAAGCCGATCTTGGCGGAGAACTCCACGGTGGTGGGCAGCTGGTCGAGGAGGTCGTAGGACCAGGCGAGGACCTCGTCGCGCAGGTCGAGGGGGTAGCTGTGGACCGTGCGGACGATCGTCGTGGGGCGGTCGTACACGTCCAGGTGGAAGCGGGTCACGATGCCGAAGAAGCCGGGGCCGCTGCCGCGGGCCGCCCACATCAGATCCGGGTGGGTCTCGTCGGTGGCGTGCACGAGGGTGCCGTCGGCGAGGACGACATCGATCGCCCGGATGCTCAGGCAGGCCGGGCCGAGGTGGCGGGAGTTCCAGCCGTAGCCGCCGCCGAGGATGAAGCCGCCGATGCCGACGGTCGGGGCGTGCCCGGTGGGGAAGAACAGCCCGTGCCCGGCGAGCGCCTCCTGGACGGCCGGGCCCTTGGCGGCCGGCTGCACGGTGGCGGTGCGGGCCCCGGCGTCGACGGTGATCTCCCGCAGCCGGGAGAGGTCGACCAGTACACCGCCGTCCCGTACGCCGTTGCCGACCCAGCTGTGGCCGCCGGAGCGGATGGAGACCGGCAGTCCTTCGGCGCGGGCCAGGCGCACCGCCCGGACGACGTCCTGCTCGTCCTCGGCGAGGACGATGACGTCGGGGAAACGGTCCGGCTTGCGCGCGTTCCACACCGCGTCGAGGCGGGCTTCCTCATAGCTCGCATCGCCACGACGGATGACGGTTCCGCGCATGTCCGGGGCAGGATGGATGTCGGACGCCTTCACCGACGGGCGCGACGGGAGCGACGGGGGCGGGGACATCGGGAACGAGGGGGACAAGGTGACTCCTTGAGTGGTGCAGATGCTCTCGACGTTACTGTCGACACAAAATGGGGGTCAAGGGTCCGCGACGGCCTAGTTTCGCTTATCTGTCGACACTAGGCGTCTGCGCGGGCGCGCCTTTGCGCGGCGAGCGCCGTCGTGGACTCCGCCGGGGAGAGATAGGTGCGAAAGCGCCCCTCCGGGTCGTACCGGCGCCGCAGCCGCTCCAGGCGTGCGGCCTGCTCCGGCTCCAGTCCGCGGGCGGGCCGGTCGGCCGGGTTGGCGTCGGCGAACTGGGTGCCGTGGGCGAGCGGGTCCAGGGCCCGCAGCGTCTCGTGCGCCCAGCTCTCGTGGCGCAGGTCGTCGGCGGGGTCGTCCCAGACGGCGTTGGGCGAGAAGTACAGCCGTGCCTGGGTGGACCAGCAGGCGTTCTCCCGGGTGGGCTGTCCGCCCCAGAGCATCCAGAGCAGGAAGCTGTCCCGGCCCGGCAGCCCGTCCAGGACCTCGCGGCCGGCGTCGAGCACCTGGTCCGCGGGGGCGTCGGTCCACACGCCGTCGACCGCGTACCGCCTGCCCTTGGGGGTGAGCCCGTCGGAGAGGGCGTACAGGTCGTCCAGGGTGGAGGGCGCGCGTTCGACCCGGCGCAGGGCGTGATGCAGGAAGGGTGCCTTCTCCAGCGGTTCCAGCATGGCGGGTCCCTCGTCCGGGGTGCAGAAGGCCGCCGCGGTGACCGTCGTGACCTGCCGTTCCTGCCCCGGTGTGAAGCCGACCTTGGCCGACAGCTCCAGCGAGGCGGAGATGCCCGGCACGGTGTCGTGGGTCCAGGCCAGCACCTCGTCGCGCAGTTCGGACGAGAAGACGTAGGCACTGCGCAGGAGCTGCGTATAGGCCGGGTGCACCCGCAGATGGAAGCGGGTGACGACAGCGAAGAAGCCGGGTCCCGAGCCGCGCACCGCCCACATCAGGTCCGGGTGGGTCTCGTCGGTGGCGTGCACGAGAGTGCCGTCGGCGAGGACGGCGTCGACGGCCTCCACGCTGAAGCAGGCGGGGCCGAGCCGGCGGGAGTTCCAGCCGTAGCCGCCACCGAGCAGGAAGCCGCCCACGCCCACAGAGGGACAGTGGCCGCTGGGGAAGACCAGGCCCTCGGCGCCGAGCAGGGCGTTGAGACGGGTGCCCTGGACGGCGGGGCGGACGGTGGCCCGGCGGTTGGGGGCGTCGACGGTGACCTCGTCCAGGGCGGAGAGGTCGATGAGGAGGCCGCCGTCGCGCACCCCGTTGCCGATCCAGCTGTGCCCGCCAGAGCGGACGGAGACCCGCAGCCCGCGCGCGGCGGCCCAGCGCACCCCCTCCTGGACGTCACGGTCGGAAGCGGCGAGCAGGAGGGCGTCGGGGTGGCGGTCGGGCTTGCGCTCGTTCCACACGGCGCCGAGCCGGGCCGCCTCGTAGCCGTGGGCGCCCCGGGCGAGGAAGGTGCCGTCGAAGTCGGTCATGGCTGCTCCGTCGCTGGGCCGGCCGCCGGGAGCGGCGGGAAGTCGAAGAGGTGGGCGGGGTTGTCGACCAGGAGTCGGCGCAAGAGGTCGGGGCCGGGGGCGATGTCGGCGAGCAGGTCGACGAGGAGTCCGTCGTCGGGGGCGGCGCCCTCGATGTTGACGTGCGGGTAGTCGGTGCCCCACACCACGCGCTCGGGTGCCTGCGCCACGAAG
The DNA window shown above is from Streptomyces sp. NBC_00670 and carries:
- a CDS encoding SDR family NAD(P)-dependent oxidoreductase; amino-acid sequence: MRTMWNFTGTRALVAGAGGIGGAVTTALAEAGADVVVLDRDTGQLDKLARERVDGTSGAVTGLTADVTSADACREAVAGAAERLGGIDVFVHAVGTNDRRPVLETPDEVWERIVALNLSSGFWLGRAVGALMVPAGHGRIVYLSSVSGLLAHRHHAPYAATKGGINQLLRVMAREWAPHGVTVNAIAPGYTETDLTRGYLARPGMRASLEELVPAGRLGTPEDLVGPALFLASAESAFVTGQVLYADGGRTLV
- a CDS encoding FAD-binding oxidoreductase, translating into MRGTVIRRGDASYEEARLDAVWNARKPDRFPDVIVLAEDEQDVVRAVRLARAEGLPVSIRSGGHSWVGNGVRDGGVLVDLSRLREITVDAGARTATVQPAAKGPAVQEALAGHGLFFPTGHAPTVGIGGFILGGGYGWNSRHLGPACLSIRAIDVVLADGTLVHATDETHPDLMWAARGSGPGFFGIVTRFHLDVYDRPTTIVRTVHSYPLDLRDEVLAWSYDLLDQLPTTVEFSAKIGFTPGLDTRTVSLTATAFCTPEHGPEALAPLEQAPFRDRALRAVVGQETTIEELYDIADRLNPEGLRWAVDGIWAEGPAEELLTAAAPVLDTIPDGTSFVLWMLWGHYPPRPNACWSAQARAYLSPNAGWHDPEADLAHENWVHGSLAAVQHLSKGLQFSDNNVADRFDLGLSAENAERLEKIRGVHDPDGLFRTYMAPAESTTAYAVSRRP
- a CDS encoding SDR family NAD(P)-dependent oxidoreductase, which codes for MTFHQRFAGKTVLVTGAGTGFGAEIAVRAAQEGADVAVHYRSSRAGADATAERVTALGRKALVVQADIAEHAQITRLADEIWGHFGRLDVAVNNVGDVAREQMSWRDITEESIDHVLAVDVKGTLLCTHEFGARMLEQEGGGAIVNIGSTVVARGSARAPQYAAAKYGIIGLTKSYAHAFAPAVRVNVFAPGFIETPATLGRADWKGGRGDRLREMTPMGRIPGPEELAGAALFLATEDAQHITGGFLIADGGYNMIGA
- a CDS encoding VOC family protein: MTTRFDHVGISVPDLEAATAWYRTALGLTAAPVFRIPDTNLRGVMLLHESGYRIELLHRPTSHPGPTPATALEAANTQGYGHICLCVDNVDEEYARLVAAGAGISMPPTAAPRPGARMAFVKDPYGNLIELLDRAP
- a CDS encoding ABC transporter permease, which produces MAISTTGRRPAPGRARPLRRARPGGPGRRGLLLLQLSAVVAVLVLWAAGAAAGFVSSTALPGPAAVARAFPELLGSGTYWQAVGDTLNGAVTGCVLAVVIGVPLGLVTGTYAAAEQSSRLLVDVLRSFPVIALLPVFLLVQGSTPAMKTTVVLLACVFPVFLQAQYGARSVTPMIAETVHGYRIPKLLRFRRVILPSATPSIMTGLRLAATTSVLVAIGVEVLTTLPGIGHEVVGAQQGGASAQAYAYILTAGAIGYAINLLSQTAERRLLRWRPPTHTE
- a CDS encoding FAD-binding oxidoreductase, encoding MTDFDGTFLARGAHGYEAARLGAVWNERKPDRHPDALLLAASDRDVQEGVRWAAARGLRVSVRSGGHSWIGNGVRDGGLLIDLSALDEVTVDAPNRRATVRPAVQGTRLNALLGAEGLVFPSGHCPSVGVGGFLLGGGYGWNSRRLGPACFSVEAVDAVLADGTLVHATDETHPDLMWAVRGSGPGFFAVVTRFHLRVHPAYTQLLRSAYVFSSELRDEVLAWTHDTVPGISASLELSAKVGFTPGQERQVTTVTAAAFCTPDEGPAMLEPLEKAPFLHHALRRVERAPSTLDDLYALSDGLTPKGRRYAVDGVWTDAPADQVLDAGREVLDGLPGRDSFLLWMLWGGQPTRENACWSTQARLYFSPNAVWDDPADDLRHESWAHETLRALDPLAHGTQFADANPADRPARGLEPEQAARLERLRRRYDPEGRFRTYLSPAESTTALAAQRRARADA
- a CDS encoding ABC transporter ATP-binding protein; this encodes MNTRGSSLVVEDVSKTFGHGADEHRVIEGLSLRVDPGEFVCVVGPSGAGKTTLLRCLSGLTGPTSGTVRYGDRPVSKPVADIAVVFQDYRGSLLPWMRVRDNVAFPLEGMGVKRAARTARAEECLAAVGLAGVGDKYPWQLSGGMQQRVAIARGLAYEAPVLLMDEPFGSVDAQSRFDLEDLTLSLRAKLGITVIVVTHDIDEAVYLGDRVVVLGGWPTTVVDNLTVDLGADRDQLTTRADPRFTDLRTRVLTLIRGERTDAAVSPR
- a CDS encoding ABC transporter permease, which gives rise to MSLKPPGTFWTSALKQLWLPVLCVAVLLVATAGSTSFYFPPATDVLATLWRELAHDGLVDDLLFSLRNIVAGLAAATVVGVGAGLVIGETKLLRQATAPLLDFARATPTVAFVPVIILTLGIGSGPKIFLIALGSVWPILLNTISGVHGINPAVHESARSYRIPLRLRLTKVVLPGALPQIFAGIRVALSIAVVLMVVSEIYGSPIGLGNFILQSGSSFAVPETWAGTVLIGILGYGLSVLLLVAEYALLGWYHQRPPRTRRTKPTPSRNEVAS
- a CDS encoding ABC transporter substrate-binding protein produces the protein MPLLPKRTRSRSPWSRLPVVLVTLAVAAPVAACGSGASSTSASSDGTPKITVLRSNGALFEPLYIAQQQGYFKDAGLDVTIRAGAQDTSQNAPSVLNGEAQFAMTDSSGFLKGAAKNMPIRIATGLVNSTDKTDPTDGLLVKKGSSLKTFADLEGKTVGLSALGGTSQFIVEYLVEKDGGDPSKIKFVALPTTSLTDAAKSGKTDAVFSFGAFYAAARKAGLQTIGNGMNDLPGITQGVLFSTEKYLSANTETAEKFTGAVAKAITYANKHPDAVRAIDKKYTQLSDDYIDSAQVSLYDETIDTTVMRTVITKMHEYGLLSSAPKDDAIYWDKAPTVTGG